CAAATACGACGTGCTGTTTGGCGCGTTTGCGGACGGGCAGTTGGCGGGGATCGTCGGGTTGGCGTTCGAACCTCGGGAAAAGGCTCGGCACAAGGCAACCTTGTTTGGCATGTACGTGTCGGGCCGGGTGCGCCAGCGCGGCGTGGGGTTCGAGCTGGTGCAAGCGGCGCTGGCGGAGGCGCAAAACCACGCGGGTTTGCGCGTGGTGCAGTTGACGGTGACGGCCGGCAATGATGCCGCGTTCAAGCTCTATCAACGCTGCGGCTTCATCCAGTACGGCCTCGAACCCCTGGCGGTGCGCGTCGGCGAAGACTACTTCGACAAAATCCACATGTGGCGCGAAATCCAGACCGCCTCAACCCTCCAGACCGCCCCAACCCTGTAGAAGCGAGGCTTGCCCGCGAAGCCTTTGCCCGCCTTGAGGACGCCTTCGCGGGCAAGCCTCGCTCCCACAAGTTCAGTCGCCGCGGATCGTTCCAATCAGCGCACGGCGCTGACGCCATCCAGCGTCGAGAACGAGGTGTCTTTGGCCGTCAGCAGGAAGTCGCGCATGTACGGCGCGTCGAGCATGTCGGCGCGAATCCCCGCGTACAGCGTCGCAAACAAACCTTTCTCGCCCAGTCGTTTGCCCTTCACATAACCGCGTGAGCTGTATTCATGCAGCGCCCAATGCGGCATGCCACACACGCCGCGACCGCTGGCGACAAGTTGCATCATCATCACTGTCAATTCCGAGGTGCGCACCAGCGCCGGTTCAACGTCGGCCGGTTCGAGGAACCGCGTGAAGATGTCCAGGCGATCGCGCTCGACCGGGTAGGTAATCAGGGTTTCGCTGCGCAAATCTTCCGGAACGATGTACGCCTTGTTCGCCAAACGGTGCTGGTTGGCCACCGCGACCATCGCTTCATACGTGAACAACGGCACATAGGTGATGCCCGCCAGTTCCAGCGGATCGGACGTCACCACCAGGTCCAGATCTCCGCGGGCCAGCGCCGGCAGCGGCGCGAAGGAAAACCCCGAAGCGAGGTCGAGTTCGACTTCCGGCCAGGCATCGCGGAACTGGTCGATGGTCGGCATCAGCCACTGAAAACAACTGTGACACTCGATGGCCATGTGCAGACGCCCAGCTGTGCCGCCGGCCAGTCGGGCGATATCGCGCTCGGCGCCACGCAGCAGCGGCAGGGTCGCGTCGGCCAGTTGCAGCAAACGCAAACCGGCGCTGGTGAACCGCACCGGTTTGGTCTTGCGCACGAACAATGGCATGCCCATGCGTTCTTCCAGCTCCTTGAACTGGTGGGACAACGCGGACTGCGTCAGGTGCAGGCGGTCGGCGGCATCGACGAGGCTGTCGGCCTCGCGCAAGGCATGCAGGGTCTTCAGGTGACGGATTTCAAGCACCGGGGGCTCCATGAGGAAAACTTGTGATCAACACGAAAAGGTTGAGTTTGTCTCATGTTGGCTTGCCTGTCGACAATAGGGCCATGTTTTACAACATCATTTGAAGGGAGAAACTCACCATGGCTCTGGCTCACACACTTGGTTTTCCACGCATCGGCGCTGATCGCGAACTGAAAAAAGCCCTCGAATCCTACTGGAAGGGCGACATCGATCAGGACGCGCTGAAGAGCGTTGGCCGCCAATTGCGCGCCACCCATTGGCAATTGCAGAAAGACGCCTGGATTGATTTGCTGCCGGTCGGCGATTTCGCCTGGTACGACCAGGTGCTCAGCCATTCGCTGGCGTTCGGCGTGGTGCCGCAGCGTTTCGACAGCACCCTCGATGACAACCGCCAGCCGACCCTCGACACGTTGTTTGCGATGGCGCGCGGCGCGACCACTTCGTGCTGCGGCGGTGAACACAACCAAGCGCAATACGCTCAGGAATTGACCAAGTGGTTCGACACCAACTACCACTATCTGGTCCCGGAATTCAGCGTTGATCAGCAATTCAAACTGAGCTGGCAACAGCTGTTTGATGAAGTCGAAGAAGCCAAGGCGCTGGGCCACAACGTCAAACCGGTGATCATCGGCCCGCTGACTTACCTGTGGCTGGGCAAGGTCAAATCCAGCGGCGATGGCAACGACTTCGACAAACTCGAACTGCTCGAACGCCTGCTGCCGGTCTACAACGAAATCCTCGGTCGTCTCGCCGAACAAGGCGTGGAATGGGTGCAGATCGACGAGCCGATCCTGACCCTCGACCTGCCGCAAGCGTGGAAAAGTGCCTTCGAACGCGCGTATCACATCCTCCAGTATTCGCCGCTGAAAAAACTCGTTGCGACCTACTTCAGCGGCCTCGAGGACAACCTCGGCCTCGCCGTCAGCCTGCCAGTGCAAGGTCTGCACATCGACGCGGTGCGCGCGCCGGACCAACTCGGGCAAGTGCTGGATCGCCTGCCGACCTACAAGATTCTCTCGGTGGGCCTGGTCAACGGTCGCAACGTCTGGCGTTGCGAATTGGAGCAAGTGCTGGCGCAACTGCAACCGGCGCAAGAGCGTTTTGGCGATAACTTGTGGGTCAGCAGTTCCTGCTCGTTGCTGCACAGCCCGGTGGACCTGGAGCGTGAAGACAAACTCGACCCGGAGCTGAAATCGTGGCTGGCGTTCGCCGTGCAGAAGTGCGGAGAAATCGCCGTGCTGCGCGATGCCCTCAATGATCCGCAAGCGCCGAAAGTGCAAGCTGCGTTGGCCGAAAGCCGCGCGATCGAGGCCAGCCGCGCGCAATCGCCGCGCATTCATAAAGCTGAAGTGCAGGCGCGACTTACTGCGATTGGCGCCAAGGACAGTCAGCGTGTTTCACCGTTTGCCCAACGCATCGAGCAACAACGTGCACGCCTGAAACTGCCGGCGTTTGCGACCACCACGATTGGCTCGTTCCCGCAGACCGGTTCGATCCGTTTGGCGCGTCAAGCGTTCAAGCAAGGCAAGCTGTCGGCCAACGATTACACCGACGCCATGCACAGCGAAATCCGCCACGCCGTGCAAATCCAGGAGCGCCTGGGGCTGGACGTGCTGGTGCACGGTGAGGCCGAGCGCAACGACATGGTCGAGTACTTCGCCGAGCAACTCGACGGCTACCTGTTCACGCGTTTCGGTTGGGTGCAGAGCTACGGTTCGCGTTGTGTGAAACCGGCAGTCATCTACGGCGACCTGAGCCGCCCGAAGGCGATGACGGTCGACTGGATCAGCTATGCGCAGAGCCTGACCGACAAAGTCATGAAGGGCATGCTGACTGGGCCGGTGACCATGCTGATGTGGTCGTTCCCGCGCGAAGACGTTTCGCGCAAAGTCCAGGCGCAGCAGTTGGCGTTGGCGCTGCGTGATGAAGTGGTCGACCTCGAAACCGCCGGGATCAAAATCGTGCAGATCGACGAAGCGGCGTTTCGCGAAGGCTTGCCGCTGCGCCGGGCGCAATGGCAGGGATACCTTGATTGGGCGGTGCAAGCCTTCCGTCTCACGGCATCCGGTGTGCGCGACGAAACGCAGATCCACACGCACATGTGCTACAGCGAATTCAACGACGTGATCGAAGCCATCGCGGCCATGGACGCCGACGTGATCACCATCGAAACCTCGCGATCGGACATGGAATTGCTCGAGGCTTTCAACGCGTTCGACTACCCCAACGACATCGGCCCGGGCGTCTACGACATTCACTCGCCACGGGTGCCGGACACGGCTGAGATGGTCAAGTTGATGAGCAAAGCGGTGCAGCGCATTCCTGCCGAGCGTTTGTGGGTCAACCCCGATTGCGGTTTGAAGACGCGGGCGTGGCCAGAAACTGAAGCGGCGTTGGTGAACATGGTGGCGGCAGCGCGGCAGTTGCGCAGTCAGTTGGCGTAGGTCCTCGTCCTGCAGCCAGTTATTGGCGGCCAGACAAAACCCGCCGACCGGTTAAAGGGTCGGCGGGGTTTTTACTGCTTAACTCACTTTGGTGATATCGACCCAGGCCATGTCGTAATCATTGCCTTGGCCACTGGGCTGGGCATTGTCGAGGTATAGCGTGACTTCAGGAACGTTCGGCACGAAATATAAATCCAGAATAATAAAGTTGAAGGCGCTGATCGTCTGATAAGCCGTCGCGGCGCCGGTACTGGTGCGCACACGAAGTACCGGATAGTCGAAGCGACCGTCTTGTCGGGCGACGGCAAACTGGTAGCGGTAAGTGGCCCCCGGTTGCAGGTTGCTGAAGGATTTATAGAGCACCACCCCGTGTGAATTCATCGTATAGGTGTAGTTGTTCAGTGCGTAATAGTTCCTCCCGGCACCGACGTAAAATGAAAAGTCGTTAGCGCCTCCCGCGCCGCCCCAGACCCAGCCTTGCAGGTGCCGGTTATTAAAGTTTGCGGTGTCTTTCAGCAGGCCTTGCTGGACAGCGAAAGCGCGTGGCAGCGATTGCTTGGAACCATCGATCGTTCGGGCAGTGATGGAATGCCAGGCCACTGCGAATCCCCGCGCCGGGACTGTCCACACACCGGCGTCTGTCACCGGGAAGCGCCCGAGACTGACGCCGCCATCATAAACATCGACCTGCTGTCGCGGGGTGGCCGTGCCTTGGATGAAGATGTTGTTCTGGTAGTAAGTGCCACCGTTATGGGGCACCAGGCGGCCACCGGCATTGAC
The window above is part of the Pseudomonas prosekii genome. Proteins encoded here:
- a CDS encoding GNAT family N-acetyltransferase; its protein translation is MWIERLNASHALDYRALMLEAYDLHPQAFTSSVRERAVMPLSWWEARLTSKYDVLFGAFADGQLAGIVGLAFEPREKARHKATLFGMYVSGRVRQRGVGFELVQAALAEAQNHAGLRVVQLTVTAGNDAAFKLYQRCGFIQYGLEPLAVRVGEDYFDKIHMWREIQTASTLQTAPTL
- the metR gene encoding transcriptional regulator MetR encodes the protein MLEIRHLKTLHALREADSLVDAADRLHLTQSALSHQFKELEERMGMPLFVRKTKPVRFTSAGLRLLQLADATLPLLRGAERDIARLAGGTAGRLHMAIECHSCFQWLMPTIDQFRDAWPEVELDLASGFSFAPLPALARGDLDLVVTSDPLELAGITYVPLFTYEAMVAVANQHRLANKAYIVPEDLRSETLITYPVERDRLDIFTRFLEPADVEPALVRTSELTVMMMQLVASGRGVCGMPHWALHEYSSRGYVKGKRLGEKGLFATLYAGIRADMLDAPYMRDFLLTAKDTSFSTLDGVSAVR
- the metE gene encoding 5-methyltetrahydropteroyltriglutamate--homocysteine S-methyltransferase codes for the protein MALAHTLGFPRIGADRELKKALESYWKGDIDQDALKSVGRQLRATHWQLQKDAWIDLLPVGDFAWYDQVLSHSLAFGVVPQRFDSTLDDNRQPTLDTLFAMARGATTSCCGGEHNQAQYAQELTKWFDTNYHYLVPEFSVDQQFKLSWQQLFDEVEEAKALGHNVKPVIIGPLTYLWLGKVKSSGDGNDFDKLELLERLLPVYNEILGRLAEQGVEWVQIDEPILTLDLPQAWKSAFERAYHILQYSPLKKLVATYFSGLEDNLGLAVSLPVQGLHIDAVRAPDQLGQVLDRLPTYKILSVGLVNGRNVWRCELEQVLAQLQPAQERFGDNLWVSSSCSLLHSPVDLEREDKLDPELKSWLAFAVQKCGEIAVLRDALNDPQAPKVQAALAESRAIEASRAQSPRIHKAEVQARLTAIGAKDSQRVSPFAQRIEQQRARLKLPAFATTTIGSFPQTGSIRLARQAFKQGKLSANDYTDAMHSEIRHAVQIQERLGLDVLVHGEAERNDMVEYFAEQLDGYLFTRFGWVQSYGSRCVKPAVIYGDLSRPKAMTVDWISYAQSLTDKVMKGMLTGPVTMLMWSFPREDVSRKVQAQQLALALRDEVVDLETAGIKIVQIDEAAFREGLPLRRAQWQGYLDWAVQAFRLTASGVRDETQIHTHMCYSEFNDVIEAIAAMDADVITIETSRSDMELLEAFNAFDYPNDIGPGVYDIHSPRVPDTAEMVKLMSKAVQRIPAERLWVNPDCGLKTRAWPETEAALVNMVAAARQLRSQLA